The region ACGTCTGCGGGCGGATCAAACATTGACGGTGCGGAAAACTCATTTTTTGGATCGTCTGCCGGGGGCGCAAATACAACCGGCGACAGCAATTCAATATTTGGCAGATTTGCAGGATTTGGCAATACCACCGGTAGTAACAACACCTTTGTCGGTAAAAGTGCAGGAACCATTAATGTCGGCGGAAACAATAACACTGTTCTGGGTCAAGCTGCTGATTTCGGCACTGCAAATCTTGATTTCGCAACAGCAATCGGAGCGGGAGCGATCGTTGGAGCAAGTAATCGTGTCCAGCTTGGGCGCGATACGCTTGATACGGTTCGCATCGGTACACTCGGAGCCGCCTCGGCAACCAACCTTTGCATTTCGGCAAACAATGTCCTGACTGCCTGCACATCGAGTGGTCGTTATAAGAATAATATTCAGTCACTCGGCGGCAGTTTGGATCTGGTTCAACGTCTGCGGCCGGTGACATTTGACTGGAACGACCGCAACGAACACGACCTCGGCCTGATCGCCGAAGAGGTCGCTGCGGCTGATCCGCTGCTTGTCACTCGCGACCGTAACGGCGAAATACAAGGCGTCAAATACGACCAGATCTCAGTCATAGCGGTCAATGCTATCAAAGATCAGCAAGCACAGATCGAAGCACAGCAAAAAGAGATTCTTGAACTCAAAAAGATCGTTTGCTCGATCAAACCTGATGCCGAAGTTTGCCGCAGCATGGTTACTGCAAAATAGTACTTATCATCCTCAGTCAATAACTGCTATGCCGCCTTTCGGGGCGGCTTTTTTATTGACTTTAGAACGACATCGGAAAGATGTGTATCTTTAGCACACGACTGTGGTATAAAATAGAATTCAGCTACGACCTATTAATATCCTCGAAAGGAGAGAAAAAAAGATGGCAAAGTTAATGACTTTCGCGCTGTTGTTTTTTGGCCTGTTCCTCTGCTCTTCGCTGCATTTGCGCGCTCAGACGACGGCGTTTACTTATCAGGGCAGTTTGAGGGACGGAACGAGTCTTGCAAACGGCAATTATGATTTTGAATTCAGGCTGTATGACGCAGTGACTGCCGGGGCTCAGCAGGGCGTTGTGCAGCAACGTTCAAACGTTGCGGTTGTGGTTGGAGTATTCACGGTATCACTTGATTTCGGCGCGGGAGCATTTAAGGGTGCAAATCGCTATCTCGAAATTAGCGTTAGGCTCGCGGGCCAGCCGACTTTTACGATTCTCGGGCCAAGACAGCTTGTAACCAGCTCGCCGTATTCGGTCAAAAGTCTTAACACGGACAATGACCTTAACGTTTTTGTCGGAAGCGGAGCTGGAGGCGCCAATACGACCGGAGGTGACAATACTTTTTTGGGGGCCACCGCCGGCAATGCCAACACGACGGGTGACGAGAATACCTATGTCGGACGACTCGCCGGGAACAACTCTAATGCGGCAGGTGCCAGGAACACGCTGCTCGGCTACCTTGCAAATTTCGGCGTCGGAACGATCAACAACGCAACAGCAATTGGCAACCGCGCCCAAGTCACTCAATCAAATTCGCTTGTGCTCGGCGGCATCAACGGCATCAACGGAGCAACGCAGGATACAAATGTCGGTATCGGCATTACCGCACCAACCGGGCGGTTGCACGTCGTAGGCAACAGTGTGCTGACTGGCGACGTCAGCCTCGCTAATACTAACGCGGGGCAAGTCGTGACGATCGGGGCCGCCGAGGTAACCCAGAATTCGCACAAGGTTGGCATTTTCAGCACTACCGCTTTCAACGTCGTTCTTCGGGACAATAGCGCTGATATTGAAGGATTTCTCGGAATCAATGCTAACGGACTGATTCTTGGCTCGGCTACAAATCACCCATTTCAGATCCGCACGAACGGCACTAACCGGATAAACATCGAGGCCACGGGTGAAGTAGGCATAGGCGTGGTCAACCCTTCATCGACGCTTGATGTCAACGGCACGATCGAAGTGGCTACTCTTGGAGTTGCCGGAGCGACCGCGCTTTGCCGCAATGCTTCTAATCAAATATCGACCTGTTCATCCAGCATGCGTTACAAAACGAATGTCGGCGGATTTAGCAAAGGATTTTCGTTTGTTGACAAGCTGCGACCTATAACTTTTAACTGGAAAGACGGCGGGATGGAAGACGTTGGCTTTGGTGCCGAAGATGTCGCGAAGATCGATCCACGATTTGTGACTTTCAATGATAAGGGGGAGGTCGAAGGCGTGAAGTATGACCGCTTTAGTGTTGTATTTGTAAATGCATTGAATGAGCAACAGACTCAGATGGAAAAGCAACAATTGTTGATAGAGAAGCAGCAGGCTTTGATCGAGCAACTCGAAAAACGGCTTGAACAGCTTGAGAGAAAGTAGGCTCGATAGCCTCATTGCCAAATACCCGAACGCGGCAGAAGTTATTAAATAGCTTGCTTTGAAACATAAGTAGCGTTAGTATGAAAGTGAAATTTGGCAATTGGCATTTTTGAGATCTGACCTTTTTTACTGGAGGTAAAATTAGATGGTAAACGGCTTGATAGCTGTCGTATCTCTTTTAGTGGCTGGGTTCTGTTTCTATAGGTTTCAGAGCATGCGTGACGAGGGAACGATGTATCTGGTGGGTGGAGCTGTTTTTGCGCTTTTGACGGTTGTCTTTGGGGCAATGTTCTTATCAGGACGCGTCAACAAATCAGAGGACATTCACATCACTGAATAACGTAGTGCACGATATACAACATTAGTACTTAACGGCCGGAATGTGAGCCGTTGTAGTATCTGTTTATAAAATTGGCGATTGGAAATTTTTCCAACCGCCTTTTCTATTGAGTTCACGAATTGTGAAATTTCCGAATAGTTGCGGTATAATGTTGACTTAAATGTAATGATTAGAAATCACCACATTTTCTGAGAGTTAACACTAATGCCAAAGATCGCAGACATACAGGAAACGCCGAATCCGAACGCGGTGAAGTTTATTTTGAAGGAGCCGGTTTCGCACGGGACTTCGCACTCGTTTAAAACATCAGAAGATGGTGCCAACGATCCGTTGGCCAAGTCGTTGTTCGACATTGGCGAGGTCGTGTCTGTGTTTTACATGGACAAGATGCTTACGGTCGAAAAGACGGACCAAGCTGAATGGGACGATCTGCTGCCGACGCTTGCGGTGCCGATCCGTGCAGCGGAAGCTGTGAAGTCGAGCAATGGAAACGGAACTAAAGCAGCGGCCGCTGCGGTTGGCGGCGCTATAGCAGCTGCAGCAAGCGATGACCCGAAACTTGTGCAGATCAACGAGCTGCTCGATGAGCGAATTAGGCCTTATCTCGCCAGCGACGGAGGCTGGCTTGAGATCCTCGAATTAGAAGACAGCACGCTCAAGATACGTTACGAAGGTGCATGTGGAAGCTGCCCAAGTTCGCTTACCGGAACGCTCATGGCGATCGAAAATATGATCAAGGAAGAGATCGATCCTGACATCACAGTCGTTGCTGTCTAGGCCGGTTAAAGCTTGTTTAAAGATTTTGTTGACAACAGCGGTTGAGATTCGTCATAATCAGAAAGACGGCAATTGTCTGGATTGCCCGCCTTACCCACAGTATCTGCTTTCTTATCAGATCTGCAGTCCGCACAAATCCGCACAATAACCGTTTTTTCCAAAATGGAGGAGAACCATAGTGAACAGTGAAGAACTCGAATTAAGTCTGAGAACCGAATTCGAGAATTATCTAAAGAATTTTCGCGCCGACATGCGCGAGCAGGCCAACGAACTTCGCAAGCAATTTGAGGCTGAGGCTGAAAAGCACAGATCGCAGCTTAACGAGGCTTTTGAGGCGTATGCAGCGCGTTTTGATTCAGAGCATGCATTTGACGAAGGTTTCAAGGCTTCGGTTGTCGAGCATCTTCGTCAGGCACGCGACGAAGGAGCCGCTCTTACTGCCAACGCGATGGACCAGGCGCAGGCCATGGAAAACGCGACCCCTGCACCTGCCGACTACAAAGCCATACGCGATGCGATCGACGATATCAGCCAGCATCGATCACAGGCTGCGATCCTGAAATCGCTTGTTGAACATGCGTCCAACTTCGCACCGCGTGGAGCGTTCTTTATTATTAAGAACGAACAGCTCGTCGGCTGGAATGTGTTTGGTGCCGATTCGAGTGCCGACGCAGCGGTCAAAGATATCAAGTTTCCTATCTCGTCCAATTCGCTCCTTGGCACAGCGGTAAATTCGCTGACTACGGCCGATGGTGCATTTGGAACTCACGAGGATAATCCGTTATTTCTCGATCCGCTTCATTTTGGACAGCCTGACCGGATGCACGCGATACCGTTGGTCGCTCGCGGACGCGGCGTTGCCGTTCTGTATGCCGACTACGGTGCTAGCGGAGTTAATGTGAACGTCGAGGCTCTGGAAGCGATCGTTAGGATCGCCGGGTTGACGGTTGAGCTGTTGGCTTCGTCGCAGACGGCCAAAGCGGAAAATCGCCAAGTAGCCGAAGCCAATTTTGAAGATGTTCGCACAGAAGAAGCTCAGCCAGCGGTCCAAGCCCAGCCTGTAGTTCACGAAGAAGTTCAACATGTAGAAGCACCCGCCGAAGTACATGAACCGGCACCGGTTGAAGCTCACGAAACGGACTTTAGCTTTTCGGAAAGCGTTCCGGCGGAGGCTGTGCAAGAAGTCGAATCGCCATTCAGCTCTCCCGTAGAAGCTGAGATAGTTTCCGAGGTCGAGGAAGTCACGTCATTTGAACCGGTTGCAGAACCTGAGCAGGAAGGCGAGGTTATTTTTGACGCGGGCGAATCGCTTGGTGCTGAGATTCACGAGCCTTCACCGTTTGATTCGACCGTCGATTTCGAGCCTGCCGGCGTTGGAATTGGCGTCTTGAAAAAAGGCGACAAAGCTGTCGAAGTTTCGCCGGCAAATGTTGGCCGCGTTCATGCAAAGAGTGAGCGCAACGTCGATCTGCCGATCGAGGTTTCCGACGAAGAGCGTCGTCCGCACAATGATGCACGCCGATTTGCACGGCTTCTCGTTTCCGAGATCAAACTCTACAACGAGCAGCGTGTGACCGAGGGCCGACAGGCAGGCGATCTCTATGTGCGGCTTCGCGAAGCGATCGACCGTTCACGCGAGATGTACGACAAGCGTGTTCAACCGCCGGTTGCCGAGAAGTTCGACTATTTCCACTACGAACTGGTCAACTCGCTCGCCGACGGCAACGCCGACCAAATGGGCAACGGTTATCCCGGAGCGTCGGTTTAACTGATACCAACTAGTTAAGAATACAGAAAGGCTGTCCGATAAGGGCGGCCTTTTTTTGCTGCGTTAAACAACCCGCTATCGCAAGTGTTTCTGACCATCTCAAGTGTCCCACTGTCCCAGTGTTTTTTCACGCAAAACGCCGTTCCAATCGTTCCAGAGCGTTCCACATCCATGTGGAACGCTGTAAACGTTGTAAACAGTGAGGTTGTCGCCGTTTTTCACTCGCGTTCCACGATTATTGGAAAAAAAGTTTTTCGTCCAAATTGTTACGAATAGCAAAGTTCTTTAACACCTTAAACTCTGTAAACATTGCGCTTATACGACCGCTTTGGCCGTGTTTCTACAATTTAGCAGAAGTGCCATTTGTCCGACAGATTATGACAAACTGCGCGGTTTGTGGCACAGACTGTCACAGCTTCCGCTAGCGTTTAACTGATTTTCAAATAGCAAAGACCATCAAAATAAACAAAGATCCCGAATCAACCCAGCGCATTTCTAGGTAAAATCACTGTTTAATCAAATATCCCGATCCGCTCATAAATACAGATCACAGCAGATTGTACGAAAAATTGCACAAGATGTTCGATTTATTGTCTATGCAACAATGCCTGCTCTGCAAATAGCCGTCAATAATTGACAATTGACCGAAACGGAACAATACTTCTTGGCAAAGCTGTAAAAAATCGAATCTCGTCCTTTCGGAGGTATTGTATGTCGCGACTCAACCACTTTTCCCAAAGAGGCTTTCGGCTTTCCTACTCCATTGCGTTGATCATTGGATTTGCGTTTGTCGTATTTGCGGCAAATGTGAACGCCGCAACATTTGTGGTAAATACTACTGCTGATACGCAGGATGCGGCACCGGGCAACGGAACATGCGCGGATGCCAATGGAGCATGCTCAATGAGAGCGGCAATTACGGAGGCCAATGCTCTTGCGGGTGCGGATGTTATAACACTCGGCGCCGTAACATATACGATATCGCTGACGGCAGCTAACGAGGATCTGAATGCAGGCGGCGACTTCGATATTACCTCGCCTTTGACGATCAACGGGGCCGGAGCCGCGACGGTCGTTCAGGCTAACGCTGTACCGAACACCGCGACTGAGCGAGTGTTTCACATTTCAGGCACGGGAGCGACCTCAGTCACGCTAAACGCCATGACGATCCAGAACGGAAAGGCTCTGGACGCGACGGACGGCGGACGCGGCGGCGGTATCAAGGCCGATGGCGGAACTGCATTCACCTCGCAGCTTATAACGCTCACCAACTGTTTTGTGAAGGATAACTTTGCGGACACGCGCGGCGCCGGAATTACGATCAACAAATTTAACTCGATCATCACGAACTGTACAT is a window of Chloracidobacterium sp. DNA encoding:
- a CDS encoding tail fiber domain-containing protein — encoded protein: MAKLMTFALLFFGLFLCSSLHLRAQTTAFTYQGSLRDGTSLANGNYDFEFRLYDAVTAGAQQGVVQQRSNVAVVVGVFTVSLDFGAGAFKGANRYLEISVRLAGQPTFTILGPRQLVTSSPYSVKSLNTDNDLNVFVGSGAGGANTTGGDNTFLGATAGNANTTGDENTYVGRLAGNNSNAAGARNTLLGYLANFGVGTINNATAIGNRAQVTQSNSLVLGGINGINGATQDTNVGIGITAPTGRLHVVGNSVLTGDVSLANTNAGQVVTIGAAEVTQNSHKVGIFSTTAFNVVLRDNSADIEGFLGINANGLILGSATNHPFQIRTNGTNRINIEATGEVGIGVVNPSSTLDVNGTIEVATLGVAGATALCRNASNQISTCSSSMRYKTNVGGFSKGFSFVDKLRPITFNWKDGGMEDVGFGAEDVAKIDPRFVTFNDKGEVEGVKYDRFSVVFVNALNEQQTQMEKQQLLIEKQQALIEQLEKRLEQLERK
- a CDS encoding NifU family protein; the encoded protein is MPKIADIQETPNPNAVKFILKEPVSHGTSHSFKTSEDGANDPLAKSLFDIGEVVSVFYMDKMLTVEKTDQAEWDDLLPTLAVPIRAAEAVKSSNGNGTKAAAAAVGGAIAAAASDDPKLVQINELLDERIRPYLASDGGWLEILELEDSTLKIRYEGACGSCPSSLTGTLMAIENMIKEEIDPDITVVAV